In Salinigranum marinum, one DNA window encodes the following:
- a CDS encoding D-aminoacyl-tRNA deacylase — MIALVVSRADRASEHIGEHALELVSWDEHVDEDRPAEAGGGTYYRRPGFELRTFDELHLRLDDAADAFTEPSLLLFLSRHSGETGPLLSAHFTGNFGPAEYGGSDGELARACPRAQQAVVAALDRHAPDGYDVGIECTHHGPSRIGVPSMFVELGSSDEEWDDPNGARAVARAVLDLSGVPADRTDGDRTRHVVGFGGGHYAPRFERIVRETDWAVGHVGADWPLDAMGHPREHPEVVRGAFEASAADLAVVDGDRPSLVDVVREEGFRVVSETFLRATEGVPRTLVSRVEDALGSVDDGVRFGDHAQVGVDDGSTPDDSDGDGSCGVAFTVVDLPAGLLDEALGIDQAATRAAVAAHTVGYHTDENGRRPAGRAAFPRAADGGAERAEREGKTTAAYDRLVEALCDVLRGRYDEVVRDGDSVVARESAFDPEAAATLGVEAGPAFGRLAAGDPVEVGGRRIDPDAVHRERTVNFRV, encoded by the coding sequence GTGATCGCTCTCGTCGTCAGCCGCGCCGACCGCGCCTCAGAACACATCGGCGAGCACGCCCTGGAGCTCGTCTCGTGGGACGAGCACGTGGACGAGGACAGGCCAGCGGAGGCGGGCGGCGGGACGTACTACCGCCGACCCGGCTTCGAACTCCGAACCTTCGACGAGTTGCATCTCCGCCTCGACGACGCGGCCGACGCCTTTACTGAGCCGTCGCTCCTGCTCTTCCTCTCGCGACACTCCGGCGAGACCGGCCCGCTCCTGTCCGCTCACTTCACCGGCAACTTCGGGCCCGCGGAGTACGGTGGATCGGACGGCGAGTTGGCACGGGCCTGTCCGCGGGCGCAGCAGGCCGTCGTCGCCGCGCTCGACCGGCACGCGCCCGACGGCTACGACGTCGGCATCGAGTGTACCCACCACGGCCCATCTCGGATCGGTGTCCCCTCGATGTTCGTCGAACTCGGTTCGAGCGACGAGGAGTGGGACGACCCCAATGGGGCACGCGCCGTCGCCCGGGCGGTCCTCGATCTGTCGGGCGTCCCCGCCGACCGGACCGACGGCGACCGGACGCGCCACGTCGTCGGCTTCGGCGGCGGCCACTACGCCCCCCGGTTCGAGCGCATCGTCCGCGAGACCGACTGGGCCGTCGGCCACGTCGGTGCCGACTGGCCACTGGACGCGATGGGACACCCCCGGGAGCACCCCGAGGTCGTCCGGGGGGCGTTCGAGGCGAGCGCCGCCGACCTCGCGGTGGTCGACGGCGACCGCCCCTCGCTCGTCGACGTCGTCCGGGAGGAGGGCTTTCGCGTCGTGAGCGAGACGTTCCTCCGGGCGACCGAGGGAGTTCCCCGGACGCTCGTCTCGCGCGTCGAGGACGCCCTCGGCTCGGTCGACGACGGGGTTCGGTTCGGCGACCACGCGCAGGTCGGCGTCGACGACGGGTCCACGCCAGACGACAGTGACGGCGACGGATCCTGCGGTGTCGCGTTCACCGTCGTCGACCTCCCGGCCGGTCTCCTCGACGAGGCGCTCGGGATCGACCAGGCGGCCACCCGGGCGGCCGTCGCCGCCCACACGGTCGGCTACCACACCGACGAGAACGGTCGCCGCCCCGCCGGCAGGGCGGCGTTCCCGCGGGCCGCCGACGGGGGGGCCGAACGTGCGGAGCGGGAGGGCAAAACGACGGCCGCGTACGACCGCCTCGTCGAGGCGCTCTGTGACGTCCTTCGCGGGCGGTACGACGAGGTCGTCCGTGACGGTGATTCCGTCGTCGCGCGGGAATCGGCGTTCGACCCCGAGGCCGCGGCCACCCTCGGCGTGGAGGCCGGCCCGGCGTTCGGTCGACTGGCCGCGGGCGACCCCGTCGAAGTCGGTGGTCGCCGGATCGACCCCGACGCGGTCCACCGCGAGCGGACTGTCAACTTCCGGGTATAA
- a CDS encoding right-handed parallel beta-helix repeat-containing protein translates to MITIRPVRVRAVMDHTNSDASIGPTERAAGAESTRPTRTRRQAIRAVGVAGLALAGVRPARGQSSSSSDCLVFDQSGRYTLDADTDCVEITASNVRLDADGNRVNRTTVLADRVTVRNIGGPIDFVGSGVTLESVDGCRVVDSTVGEDGFTLTDANRNVLRNNTKTREGSALTLERSDNNRVLDSTLVGVETITLRDSNGNTLSGNETDTEDENVLLVNSNRNRLVDNTINGEVSTTGVTVRDSERNELQDNDVLGNGVGIELSDADRNSLRGNRIEADEQTGIALTSADRNTLVRNRITDYEVGVQLTDADRNRIVRTRLCDVGEEFRIDADSTDNVVRNTVTDCSAD, encoded by the coding sequence ATGATAACAATCCGTCCGGTCCGCGTCCGTGCGGTCATGGACCACACCAACTCCGACGCTTCGATCGGCCCAACGGAACGGGCCGCCGGAGCGGAGTCGACACGGCCGACACGGACCCGGCGGCAGGCGATTCGTGCCGTCGGTGTCGCCGGGTTGGCGCTGGCGGGAGTCCGCCCGGCGCGCGGGCAGTCCTCCTCCTCGAGCGACTGTCTCGTCTTCGACCAGTCCGGACGGTACACGCTGGACGCGGACACCGACTGCGTGGAGATCACCGCCAGCAACGTCCGGCTGGACGCCGACGGCAACCGCGTCAACCGCACGACGGTTCTCGCCGACCGCGTGACCGTCCGGAACATCGGCGGGCCGATCGACTTCGTCGGCAGCGGGGTCACCCTCGAGTCGGTCGACGGCTGCCGGGTCGTCGACAGCACCGTCGGCGAGGACGGTTTCACGCTCACCGACGCCAACCGGAACGTCCTCCGCAACAACACGAAAACCAGGGAGGGGAGCGCGCTCACCCTGGAGCGATCCGACAACAACCGCGTCCTCGACAGCACGCTCGTGGGCGTGGAGACGATCACGCTCCGTGACTCCAACGGGAACACGCTATCGGGCAACGAGACCGACACCGAAGACGAGAACGTCCTTCTCGTCAACTCGAACCGCAACCGCCTCGTCGACAACACGATCAACGGTGAGGTGAGCACGACCGGCGTCACCGTTCGCGACTCCGAGCGAAACGAACTCCAGGACAACGACGTCCTCGGCAACGGCGTCGGGATCGAACTCTCGGACGCCGACCGAAACTCCCTGCGGGGCAACCGGATCGAAGCCGACGAGCAGACGGGGATCGCGCTCACGTCGGCCGACCGCAACACGCTCGTCCGGAACCGGATCACCGACTACGAGGTCGGCGTCCAACTCACCGACGCGGACCGGAACCGGATCGTGCGGACCCGGCTGTGTGACGTGGGTGAGGAGTTCCGGATCGACGCGGATTCGACTGACAACGTCGTGCGAAACACCGTCACGGACTGTTCGGCGGACTGA
- a CDS encoding ArsA family ATPase: MTNIDVEPVDSVDAADEGDAGDEAHGHDADGESIDVETDSIEDADADLPVGVDAPEYVLYGGKGGVGKTTMAAATALASAAAGTATLVVSTDPAHSLSDTLEVAIPAQPTRVRDDVPLYAAEIDPDSVAAGPFAGGEFDPGFGPDDGTGPTGATAGPGGVSGSDENPFTDDASADAEDNPFTGADATGNPFAGGDGGPMGMGGLGDLLGGDSPLSGPMPGADEAAAMQQLLEYLDDPRFDRVVVDTAPTGHTLRLLELPEVMDSMVGRLLRMREQFSGLMDGIKGMFGGGSDAERPMAELEDLAERIERLREVLRDPARTDFRVVMVPEKMSVLESERLVRRLDEFGIPVQTVVVNQVMENLADVTSDVDAGWVVSPDLEHCEFCQRRWKVQQGALSEAMELFRGHDVKRVPLLADEVQGEAALRVVAACLR, encoded by the coding sequence ATGACGAACATCGACGTCGAACCGGTCGACTCCGTCGACGCCGCCGACGAGGGCGACGCGGGCGACGAGGCGCACGGGCACGACGCGGACGGCGAGTCGATCGACGTAGAGACCGACTCGATCGAGGACGCCGACGCCGACCTGCCCGTCGGGGTCGACGCGCCCGAGTACGTCCTCTACGGCGGCAAGGGCGGCGTCGGCAAGACGACGATGGCCGCCGCGACGGCGCTCGCCTCCGCGGCCGCGGGAACGGCCACGCTCGTCGTCTCGACCGACCCGGCCCACTCGCTGTCGGACACGCTCGAGGTGGCCATCCCGGCACAGCCGACGCGGGTCCGCGACGACGTGCCGCTGTACGCCGCCGAGATCGACCCCGACAGCGTCGCGGCGGGACCGTTCGCCGGCGGCGAGTTCGACCCTGGCTTCGGCCCCGACGACGGGACGGGCCCGACGGGTGCGACCGCCGGCCCGGGCGGCGTCTCCGGGAGCGACGAGAACCCCTTTACCGACGATGCCAGCGCCGACGCCGAGGACAACCCCTTCACCGGAGCGGACGCGACGGGGAACCCGTTTGCGGGTGGCGACGGCGGCCCGATGGGGATGGGCGGCCTCGGCGACCTCCTCGGGGGGGACTCCCCGCTGAGCGGGCCGATGCCCGGCGCGGACGAGGCGGCGGCGATGCAACAGCTGTTGGAGTATCTCGACGACCCGCGGTTCGACCGCGTCGTCGTCGACACGGCACCGACGGGCCACACGCTCCGCCTGCTCGAACTCCCCGAGGTGATGGACTCGATGGTCGGCCGCCTGCTGCGGATGCGCGAGCAGTTCTCCGGGCTGATGGACGGCATCAAGGGGATGTTCGGCGGCGGGTCGGACGCGGAGCGGCCGATGGCCGAACTGGAGGACCTCGCCGAGCGAATCGAGCGGCTCCGCGAGGTGCTCCGGGACCCCGCCCGCACGGATTTCCGCGTGGTGATGGTGCCCGAGAAGATGAGCGTCCTCGAATCCGAGCGACTCGTCAGACGGCTGGACGAGTTCGGAATCCCCGTGCAGACGGTGGTTGTGAACCAGGTGATGGAGAATCTGGCCGACGTCACGAGCGACGTCGACGCCGGGTGGGTCGTCTCGCCCGACCTGGAGCACTGTGAGTTCTGTCAGCGCCGCTGGAAGGTCCAGCAGGGGGCGCTGTCGGAGGCGATGGAGCTCTTCCGGGGACACGACGTCAAACGTGTCCCCCTGCTGGCCGACGAGGTGCAGGGCGAGGCGGCTCTCAGAGTCGTCGCGGCCTGTCTGCGGTGA
- a CDS encoding protein translocase SEC61 complex subunit gamma: MDVKYDLNSYVRVLKLASTPSWGEFSQISKIAGAGIFLVGLLGFLIFAIMSFLPGGV, translated from the coding sequence ATGGACGTCAAGTACGATCTCAACAGCTACGTTCGGGTGTTGAAGCTCGCGTCGACGCCCTCCTGGGGAGAGTTCTCCCAGATCTCGAAGATCGCCGGGGCCGGCATCTTCCTCGTCGGGCTCCTCGGCTTTCTCATCTTCGCGATCATGAGCTTCCTTCCCGGGGGCGTGTAG
- a CDS encoding deoxyribodipyrimidine photo-lyase, with the protein MDGEVSGAVVWHREELRIRDHPAVTAALDEADVVLPRFVFGPGFYGENGLACDARIRFPHECLVDLSDRYCRVLVRFTTPKPAFRVTRFCPVREQVTTNS; encoded by the coding sequence GTGGACGGCGAGGTGTCGGGAGCCGTCGTCTGGCACCGTGAGGAGCTTCGGATACGTGACCACCCGGCTGTCACCGCGGCGCTGGACGAGGCCGATGTCGTTCTCCCGCGGTTCGTGTTCGGCCCCGGCTTCTACGGTGAGAACGGGCTGGCCTGTGACGCCCGAATTCGATTCCCCCACGAGTGCTTGGTGGACCTGAGCGACCGCTACTGTCGAGTACTCGTCCGTTTCACGACCCCGAAACCGGCCTTCCGTGTCACCCGATTCTGCCCCGTGAGAGAGCAGGTAACGACGAACTCGTAG
- a CDS encoding transcription elongation factor Spt5, with protein MPIFAVKTTASQERTVADMIANREEREIHAVLAPDSLTSYVMVEADNNAVIERVLEEIPHARGLVGSGGSVGQSSMAEVEHFLSPTPDVEGIAEGDIVELVSGPFKGEKARVQRIDEGKDQVTVELYEATVPIPVTVRGDQIRVLDSEER; from the coding sequence ATGCCGATCTTCGCCGTCAAGACCACCGCGAGCCAGGAGCGAACGGTCGCGGACATGATCGCCAACCGTGAAGAGCGGGAGATCCACGCCGTCCTCGCGCCGGACTCGTTGACCTCGTACGTGATGGTCGAGGCCGACAACAACGCGGTCATCGAGCGCGTGCTGGAGGAGATCCCGCACGCCCGCGGCCTCGTCGGTTCCGGGGGCAGTGTCGGACAATCGTCGATGGCCGAGGTGGAGCACTTCCTCTCGCCGACGCCCGACGTCGAGGGGATCGCCGAGGGCGACATCGTTGAACTCGTCTCCGGCCCGTTCAAGGGCGAGAAGGCACGCGTCCAGCGGATCGACGAGGGCAAGGATCAGGTCACCGTCGAACTGTACGAGGCCACCGTCCCGATCCCGGTGACGGTCCGCGGGGACCAGATCCGCGTGCTCGACAGCGAAGAACGGTAG
- a CDS encoding sodium:calcium antiporter → MNPRLRHPLVAVGLAALLTFPWLGLHTLFGVPLSTVHTVGLSGVAVLGASFLLAWGAETAEEDVPRAFALAILAVLAVAPEYAVDALYAWEAGIDPGSPASQEAASLAVANMTGANRILIGIGWSAIALFTIARVHTTGDQAVEKRGGFLADRVNLDRSVALEIFFLLAATVFAFFVPLGGGIGAVDMLVLVGLYVVYIYVALHSPHEETEQVGVPAYLQNQVKARRIATAVGLFLFSGAVILLAVEPFAHGLEELGTQVGIPPFLMIQWVAPLASESPELIVVAVLVNKARSTAGFNALISSKLNQWTLLIGTLVLVYSLSLGYYGALPLDTHQSAEIWLTAAQSFFALAILVTFSISVREALALLGLFSAQLVYSVLGVAPTVTLPVLGPVVVDNLFALHAFTVLYIVLAFVLIALRWSDVVSLVRNARQRVELQSTGDVAPETLESED, encoded by the coding sequence ATGAACCCGCGACTCCGCCACCCGCTCGTGGCCGTGGGGCTCGCCGCCCTGCTCACGTTTCCCTGGCTCGGGTTGCACACGCTTTTCGGCGTTCCCCTCTCGACCGTCCACACTGTCGGGCTGAGCGGCGTCGCCGTCCTCGGGGCGTCGTTCCTCCTGGCGTGGGGGGCCGAAACCGCCGAGGAGGACGTCCCGCGCGCGTTCGCCCTCGCCATCCTCGCCGTCCTCGCGGTCGCCCCCGAGTACGCCGTCGACGCGCTGTACGCCTGGGAGGCCGGCATCGACCCCGGGTCGCCCGCCTCGCAGGAGGCCGCCAGCCTCGCCGTCGCCAACATGACCGGCGCGAACCGCATCCTCATCGGCATCGGCTGGTCGGCCATCGCGCTGTTCACCATCGCCCGCGTCCACACGACCGGCGACCAGGCGGTGGAGAAGCGCGGGGGCTTCCTCGCGGACCGCGTCAACCTCGATCGCTCGGTCGCCCTCGAGATCTTCTTCCTCCTCGCCGCGACCGTCTTCGCCTTCTTCGTCCCGCTCGGCGGTGGGATCGGTGCGGTCGACATGCTCGTTCTCGTGGGGCTCTACGTCGTGTACATCTACGTCGCGCTCCACTCCCCCCACGAGGAGACCGAACAGGTCGGCGTGCCGGCGTACCTCCAGAATCAGGTAAAAGCCCGACGGATCGCCACCGCCGTCGGTCTCTTCTTGTTCTCCGGCGCGGTCATTCTGCTCGCGGTCGAACCGTTCGCCCACGGCTTGGAGGAACTCGGCACGCAGGTCGGCATCCCGCCCTTCTTGATGATCCAGTGGGTCGCGCCGCTCGCCTCGGAGTCGCCCGAACTCATCGTCGTCGCGGTGCTCGTGAACAAGGCCCGGTCGACGGCGGGGTTCAACGCGCTCATCTCCTCGAAGCTCAACCAGTGGACGCTCCTCATCGGGACGCTCGTGCTCGTCTACAGCCTCTCGCTCGGCTACTACGGCGCGCTCCCGCTCGACACCCACCAGTCGGCCGAGATCTGGCTCACGGCCGCACAGTCGTTCTTCGCGCTCGCGATCCTCGTCACGTTCTCCATCTCCGTCCGCGAGGCGCTGGCGCTTCTGGGCCTGTTCAGCGCCCAGCTGGTCTACTCCGTCCTCGGGGTCGCGCCCACCGTGACGCTCCCCGTCCTGGGGCCGGTGGTCGTCGACAACCTCTTCGCGCTCCACGCGTTCACCGTGCTGTACATCGTCCTCGCGTTCGTCCTCATCGCGCTCCGCTGGTCCGACGTCGTCTCGCTGGTTCGGAACGCACGCCAGCGCGTCGAACTCCAGTCGACCGGCGACGTCGCGCCCGAGACGCTCGAATCCGAGGACTGA
- a CDS encoding metal-dependent hydrolase, which translates to MNKKGHVLNAVLLGVGLGVILTVDPTTRATTDVVVDGLARVVELSVPVTLGALFPDVDTAFGKHRKTLHNLPVLGVFLLFPVFFGNLQFVWIGIATHYLLDVVGSRRGIALFYPLSKTEYNLPTGVTTSHRHADAVTVVITVVELGVLGGIHYLAFPLDAGVSGLQETVMASLASLALLV; encoded by the coding sequence GTGAACAAGAAGGGCCACGTGCTGAACGCGGTACTGCTCGGGGTCGGACTGGGCGTTATCCTCACCGTCGACCCGACGACGCGAGCCACGACCGACGTCGTCGTCGACGGCCTCGCCCGCGTGGTCGAACTGTCGGTGCCCGTGACCCTCGGCGCGCTCTTTCCGGATGTCGATACGGCCTTCGGTAAGCACCGCAAAACCCTCCACAACCTGCCCGTGCTCGGGGTCTTTCTCCTCTTCCCCGTGTTCTTCGGCAACCTCCAGTTCGTCTGGATCGGGATCGCCACGCACTACCTCCTCGACGTGGTTGGGAGCCGCCGCGGGATCGCGCTGTTTTACCCCCTCTCGAAGACGGAGTACAACCTGCCGACCGGCGTGACGACGAGCCACAGACACGCCGACGCGGTCACCGTCGTCATCACCGTCGTCGAACTCGGCGTCCTCGGCGGGATCCACTACCTCGCGTTCCCGCTCGACGCGGGCGTCTCCGGCCTCCAGGAGACCGTGATGGCCTCGCTCGCGTCGCTCGCGCTTCTGGTCTGA
- the ftsZ gene encoding cell division protein FtsZ codes for MDSIVDNAIDEAEGMEDGTTHDVDGPSSSTGPTGTMTDEELQDVLRDLQTNITVVGCGGAGGNTVNRMAEEGIKGAKLVAANTDVQHLVNVEADTKILIGEQKTQGRGAGSLPQVGEEAALESQEDIHDSIQGSDMVFVTAGLGGGTGTGSAPVVAKAAREAGALTIAIVTTPFTAEGEVRRTNAEAGLERLRDVADTVIVVPNDRLLDAVGKLPVKQAFKVSDEVLMRSVKGITELITKPGLVNLDFADVKTVMERGGVAMIGLGESDSEQKAQDSVKSALRSPLLDVDISGANSALVNVTGGSDMSIEEAEGVVEEIYERIDPEARIIWGTSIDEELDGSMRTMIVVTGVDSPQIYGRSDVQPQVDAADDIDFVE; via the coding sequence ATGGACTCCATCGTCGACAACGCAATCGATGAGGCCGAAGGGATGGAGGATGGGACGACACACGACGTCGACGGACCGTCTTCTTCGACTGGACCGACGGGAACGATGACGGACGAGGAACTGCAGGACGTTCTCCGGGACCTGCAGACGAACATCACGGTCGTCGGCTGCGGCGGTGCCGGCGGGAACACGGTCAACCGGATGGCCGAGGAGGGGATCAAGGGCGCGAAACTCGTCGCCGCCAACACGGACGTCCAACACCTGGTGAACGTCGAGGCCGACACCAAGATCCTGATCGGCGAGCAGAAGACCCAGGGGCGCGGTGCCGGGTCACTGCCGCAGGTGGGTGAGGAGGCGGCGCTGGAGTCCCAGGAGGACATCCACGACTCGATCCAGGGGTCGGACATGGTGTTCGTCACCGCCGGACTCGGCGGCGGCACGGGAACCGGCTCGGCCCCGGTCGTCGCGAAAGCCGCCCGCGAGGCCGGCGCGCTCACCATCGCCATCGTTACCACGCCCTTCACCGCCGAAGGCGAAGTACGACGGACGAACGCCGAAGCGGGGTTAGAGCGGCTCCGCGACGTGGCCGACACCGTCATCGTCGTCCCGAACGACCGGCTGCTGGACGCGGTCGGGAAGCTCCCCGTCAAGCAGGCGTTCAAAGTCAGCGACGAGGTGTTGATGCGCTCGGTGAAGGGCATCACGGAGCTCATCACGAAACCCGGGCTCGTCAACCTCGACTTCGCCGACGTGAAGACCGTGATGGAGCGCGGGGGCGTTGCGATGATCGGCCTCGGCGAGTCCGACTCGGAACAGAAGGCCCAGGACTCGGTCAAGAGCGCGCTCCGCTCGCCACTCTTGGACGTGGACATCTCCGGAGCGAACTCCGCCCTGGTCAACGTCACCGGCGGCTCCGATATGTCCATCGAGGAGGCCGAGGGCGTCGTCGAGGAGATCTACGAGCGGATCGACCCCGAGGCGCGCATCATCTGGGGCACCTCGATCGACGAGGAGCTCGACGGCTCGATGCGGACGATGATCGTCGTCACCGGTGTGGACTCGCCGCAGATCTACGGCCGGAGCGACGTCCAGCCGCAGGTCGACGCCGCGGACGACATCGACTTCGTCGAGTAG
- a CDS encoding PHP-associated domain-containing protein: MHVKILDDRVVERAKARGLDVLVYAPHFTRLGDIRARARSFTDDDLLVVPGRELFTGSWRDRKHVLAVGLTDPVPDFISFDGAIDECRRQGAALLVPHPELLNVSLDAADVRANRDAICALERYNAKCLPWQNRAMGRIVRETGLPGFGSSYAHLHATVGEAWTAFDGVIDDETALVRALREGRPRRVMRRSGPNHRLRGLVEFSHLGYENTWGKLDRLLLSGMEPTHPRHIAYRGRFDDVAVY, from the coding sequence ATGCACGTGAAGATCCTCGACGACCGCGTCGTCGAGCGGGCGAAAGCCCGCGGCCTCGACGTCCTCGTCTACGCGCCCCACTTCACCCGACTGGGCGACATCCGCGCCCGCGCGCGGTCGTTCACCGACGACGACCTGCTCGTCGTCCCCGGCCGTGAACTGTTCACCGGGTCGTGGCGCGACCGCAAGCACGTCCTCGCGGTGGGGCTCACCGATCCCGTCCCCGACTTCATCAGCTTCGACGGCGCGATCGACGAGTGCAGACGCCAGGGTGCGGCCCTCCTCGTCCCGCATCCCGAACTCCTGAACGTGAGCCTCGACGCCGCGGACGTCCGGGCCAACCGCGACGCGATCTGCGCCCTCGAACGCTACAACGCGAAGTGCCTGCCGTGGCAGAACCGGGCGATGGGACGGATCGTCCGCGAGACGGGCCTCCCCGGCTTCGGCTCGTCGTACGCCCACCTGCACGCGACGGTCGGCGAGGCGTGGACGGCGTTCGACGGCGTGATCGACGACGAGACGGCGCTCGTCCGCGCCCTGCGTGAGGGCCGTCCGCGACGCGTGATGCGCCGGTCCGGTCCGAACCACCGACTCCGCGGTCTGGTCGAGTTCTCACATCTGGGCTACGAGAACACCTGGGGGAAGCTCGACCGACTCCTGCTGTCGGGGATGGAGCCGACACACCCCCGTCACATCGCCTACCGCGGCCGGTTCGACGACGTGGCCGTCTACTGA
- a CDS encoding DUF7565 family protein, with protein sequence MSAWQCAIRGCGAQFPDAEATIRHQATAHDTHTCRICDADVPEGYFAIRHALDEHSRAEYVRAYEFDADAVREREWVKTVVESAVDVDDLAEQLADDEG encoded by the coding sequence ATGTCCGCCTGGCAGTGCGCCATCCGCGGCTGTGGTGCGCAGTTCCCCGACGCCGAAGCGACGATCCGCCACCAGGCCACGGCACACGACACCCACACGTGTCGGATCTGCGACGCGGACGTCCCGGAGGGTTACTTCGCGATCCGCCACGCGCTCGACGAACACAGCCGCGCGGAGTACGTCCGCGCGTACGAGTTCGACGCCGACGCCGTCCGCGAGCGCGAGTGGGTGAAGACAGTGGTCGAATCCGCAGTCGACGTCGACGACCTGGCCGAACAGTTGGCCGACGACGAGGGCTGA
- a CDS encoding pyridoxal phosphate-dependent aminotransferase, with protein sequence MDYDEPLFFHVIQYAHRADRDVVDMVSGNPDWDPPAALRDGLHEYADAPTEAFQYPPSDGLRDLREEIAARRDVDPARVIVTNGGGEANYLAMARAMERDAGDEFVLTDPVYPYYPGKAQMLGGTATTVPVHEDGHLDMDAMRAAITDETACIVVNTPNNPTGAVYPRETIEELAGLAEAHDALFLVDEVYDHFDFSGRFESALTVDSPNRVVTSSYSKTFGITGFRVGYSVFPEPLAEKAKTRHMLVNVTGSRPSQAAVLSALEATGPAYHENVRDTLRTRIDAFCDALDAAGADYSRPEGAFYVLARFDGFPGTMENVKALIDDGGVAGMPGEAFGEARDEWIRFALCTPRAEEAAERLAAYFA encoded by the coding sequence ATGGACTACGACGAGCCCCTGTTCTTCCACGTCATCCAGTACGCCCACCGGGCGGACCGAGACGTCGTCGACATGGTGAGCGGCAACCCCGACTGGGACCCGCCGGCGGCCCTCCGCGACGGGTTGCACGAGTACGCCGACGCTCCCACCGAAGCGTTCCAGTACCCGCCGAGCGACGGGCTCCGCGACCTCCGCGAGGAGATCGCCGCCCGGCGCGACGTCGACCCCGCGCGCGTGATCGTCACCAACGGCGGCGGCGAGGCGAACTACCTCGCGATGGCCCGGGCGATGGAGCGCGACGCGGGCGACGAGTTCGTTCTCACCGATCCCGTCTACCCCTACTACCCCGGCAAGGCGCAGATGCTCGGCGGCACGGCCACCACGGTCCCCGTCCACGAGGACGGCCACCTCGACATGGACGCGATGCGCGCGGCGATCACCGACGAGACGGCCTGCATCGTGGTCAACACACCGAACAACCCCACGGGGGCGGTGTACCCCCGCGAGACGATCGAGGAACTCGCCGGCCTCGCCGAAGCCCACGACGCGCTCTTCCTCGTCGACGAGGTGTACGACCACTTCGACTTCTCGGGGCGGTTCGAGTCCGCGCTCACGGTCGACTCCCCGAACCGAGTGGTCACCTCCTCGTACTCGAAGACGTTCGGGATCACGGGCTTTCGGGTCGGCTACTCGGTGTTTCCCGAGCCGCTGGCCGAGAAAGCCAAGACCCGGCACATGCTCGTCAACGTGACCGGGAGTCGGCCCTCGCAGGCGGCCGTCCTCAGCGCGCTCGAAGCCACCGGCCCGGCGTACCACGAGAACGTCCGCGACACGCTCCGGACCCGGATCGACGCGTTCTGTGACGCCCTCGACGCCGCCGGGGCCGACTACTCCCGGCCCGAGGGGGCGTTCTACGTGCTCGCGCGCTTCGACGGCTTCCCCGGGACGATGGAGAACGTGAAGGCGCTCATCGACGACGGCGGCGTCGCGGGGATGCCCGGCGAGGCCTTCGGGGAGGCTCGCGACGAGTGGATCCGCTTCGCGCTCTGTACGCCGCGCGCCGAGGAGGCCGCCGAGCGACTGGCGGCGTACTTCGCGTGA